The proteins below come from a single Chelmon rostratus isolate fCheRos1 chromosome 12, fCheRos1.pri, whole genome shotgun sequence genomic window:
- the map2k2b gene encoding dual specificity mitogen-activated protein kinase kinase 2b gives MAPKKRPVPLNIAPTSDGLSTSNNSDVTSEANLEALKKILAELDLDEQQKKRLEAFLTQKAKVGEMRDDDFHRICELGAGNGGVVNKECHKPSGIIMARKLIHLEIKPAVRNQIIRELQVLHECNSPYIVGFYGAFYSDGEISICMEHMDGGSLDQVLKEARRIPEEILGKVSIAVLRGLAYLREKHQIMHRDVKPSNILVNSRGEIKLCDFGVSGQLIDSMANSFVGTRSYMSPERLQGTHYSVQSDVWSMGLSLVELSIGRFPIPPPDAKELEAIFGCPISDGSERETHSTSPRPRPPGRTVSGHGPAMAIFELLDYIVNEPPPKLPHGIFTSDFQDFVTKCLIKNPADRADLKMLMNHTFIKRSEAEEVDFAGWLCKTMGLNQPRTPTRTAD, from the exons ATGGCTCCTAAAAAGAGACCAGTGCCCTTAAACATTGCTCCTACTAGCGATGGCTTATCCACCTCCAACAACTCTGACGTTACATCTGA GGCCAATTTAGAAGCACTTAAAAAAATACTGGCTGAGTTGGATCTGGAtgaacaacagaagaaaaggtTAGAAGCTTTCCTTACCCAGAAGGCCAAGGTAGGCGAGATGAGAGACGACGACTTCCATCGTATCTGTGAGCTTGGCGCAGGGAATGGAGGAGTCGTCAATAAGGAATGCCACAAACCTTCAGGAATAATCATGGCCAGAAAA CTCATTCACCTTGAAATTAAACCTGCTGTCAGAAACCAGATCATCCGCGAGCTTCAGGTGCTGCATGAGTGTAACTCTCCCTACATTGTGGGCTTCTATGGAGCATTTTACAGTGATGGAGAGATCAGCATCTGTATGGAACACATG GATGGTGGCTCTCTGGATCAGGTGTTGAAAGAAGCAAGGAGGATCCCTGAAGAGATTCTTGGCAAAGTCAGCAttgct gTTTTGAGAGGCCTTGCTTACCTcagagaaaagcaccaaataaTGCACAGAG ACGTGAAGCCTTCAAACATACTGGTGAACTCGCGTGGGGAAATCAAGTTGTGTGACTTCGGTGTAAGCGGCCAGCTCATAGACTCTATGGCCAATTCCTTTGTTGGGACAAGATCCTATATGTCG CCTGAGAGATTGCAGGGAACCCACTATTCTGTGCAGTCAGATGTGTGGAGCATGGGGTTGTCCCTTGTAGAGCTGTCAATCGGACGCTTCCCCATCCCTCCCCCAGATGCTAAAGAACTGGAGGCCATATTTGGATGTCCCATCTCGGATGGtagtgagagagagacgcaCAGCACTTCGCCCAGACCCAGACCACCAGGTCGAACTGTTAGCG GTCATGGTCCTGCAATGGCTATCTTTGAACTACTAGACTACATAGTAAATGAG cccCCTCCCAAACTACCACATGGCATTTTCACCTCTGATTTCCAGGACTTCGTGACAAAGTG TCTCATCAAAAATCCAGCAGACAGGGCTGATTTGAAAATGTTGATG aACCATACATTTATCAAGCGGTCTGAGGCAGAGGAGGTAGACTTTGCTGGCTGGCTTTGTAAAACCATGGGGCTGAACCAACCTAGAACTCCCACACGCACTGCAGACTGA
- the LOC121615001 gene encoding solute carrier family 22 member 5-like isoform X1, whose product MWLPAGFSVYAPDVFAVMSGAKVKDFDELTAFLGDYGLFQILVIVLLSISAIPCGYMAVLAVFVADTPKHHCKVSINSAGNGTDVENSSWIGPDSCSRYKVNGTWTETAGLGNDTEQCVDGWAYSTEIYTSTIVSEWDLVCDNAWKVPFSTSLYFFGVLTGSLISGHLSDRFGRKIVFFLTMVLQAATALVQATSVSWVMFCILNFLRGIGQISNYMGSLVLGSEMLSQSARVKYTVLGHCLGYGIGYALLPLLAYFIRGWRMLLVASAIPSILFFPMWWVIPESPRWLLQKGRVEEAELVIRNAAKMNKVTAPEVLFRTDECLELTQNKGDEEHTYTYVDLIRTPNMRNIQILGVFIWMSVAMVFFGLSLNTSNLNGNVYLNCFISAATDIVAYLGTWVLISRVPRPTVLFSTLMFCGLIFLIIQLVPKDMPVLFQVLALVGRIGVSCAYCFIFVFFTELIPTVVRNMGLGVNATAAYIGTIMCPYLIYMGTYSQVLPYIIFGTVSIMAAAASMLLPDTRNGKLPDLISQAKPLRGSCCPKDNRATTQSDATEGWKDTNNSAPC is encoded by the exons ATGTGGCTTCCTGCTGGGTTTTCGGTTTACGCGCCAGATGTCTTTGCAGTCATGTCGGGTGCAAAAGTGAAAGACTTCGACGAACTAACAGCGTTTCTAGGCGACTACGGCCTCTTCCAAATTCTCGTGATTGTTCTGCTCAGCATAAGCGCGATTCCGTGCGGGTACATGGCAGTGCTAGCGGTTTTCGTTGCAGATACGCCAAAGCACCACTGCAAAGTTTCGATCAACTCCGCGGGGAACGGCACAGATGTTGAGAACAGCAGCTGGATCGGACCCGACAGCTGTTCCCGGTACAAAGTGAACGGAACATGGACGGAGACAGCGGGACTCGGCAATGATACCGAACAGTGTGTGGACGGATGGGCGTACAGCACTGAGATCTACACCTCCACTATCGTGTCTGAG TGGGATCTGGTGTGTGACAACGCATGGAAAGTCCCCTTTTCCACCTCCTTATACTTCTTCGGAGTCCTGACTGGATCCCTAATTAGTGGTCACCTGTCAGACCG GTTTGGCAGAaagattgtgttttttctcaccATGGTCTTACAAGCAGCCACCGCCTTGGTTCAGGCTACATCTGTCAGCTGGGTCATGTTCTGCATCCTCAACTTCCTTAGAGGAATTGGCCAGATATCCAATTACATGGGGTCCCTCGTACTGG GGTCTGAGATGCTGAGCCAGTCTGCCAGGGTGAAGTACACTGTGCTGGGCCACTGTCTAGGTTATGGCATTGGCTACGCCTTGTTGCCACTCTTGGCCTACTTCATACGAGGCTGGAGGATGCTGCTCGTTGCTTCTGCCATCCCCAGCATCTTATTTTTTCCAATGTGGTG gGTGATTCCTGAGTCTCCACGTTGGCTTCTGCAGAAAGGTCGGGTGGAGGAGGCCGAGCTTGTCATACGTAATGCTGCCAAAATGAACAAAGTCACTGCTCCTGAGGTCTTATTCAGGACTGATGAGTGCTTGGAGCTAACG caaaacaaaggtGACGAGGAGCACACATATACTTATGTGGACCTGATACGCACCCCTAACATGAGGAATATTCAAATTCTTGGTGTTTTCATATG GATGTCTGTCGCCATGGTCTTCTTTGGTCTCTCTCTCAATACCAGCAACCTGAATGGAAATGTCTACCTCAACTGCTTCATTTCGGCAGCCACTGACATCGTGGCGTACTTAGGCACTTGGGTGCTGATCAGCCGTGTGCCTCGACCCACTGTCCTCTTCTCCACACTGATGTTCTGTGGTTTAATATTCCTGATAATCCAGCTGGTTCCTAAAG ACATGCCGGTCCTGTTCCAGGTGTTAGCCTTAGTGGGACGGATTGGCGTGTCTTGTGCGTACTGcttcatctttgtgtttttcactgagCTGATCCCCACTGTGGTCAGGAACATGGGCTTAGGAGTCAACGCCACAGCAGCATACATAGGCACCATCATGTGTCCCTATTTGATCTACATGG GTACATACAGCCAGGTCCTGCCGTACATTATTTTTGGCACAGTCAGCATCATGGCTGCTGCCGCTAGCATGTTGTTGCCAGACACCAGAAATGGCAAACTTCCTGACCTTATCAGCCAGGCCAAGCCCCTCAGAGG cagctgctgtccaAAGGATAACAGAGCTACCACCCAGTCAGACGCAACCGAGGGCTGGAAAGACACGAAcaacagcgccccctgctga
- the LOC121615001 gene encoding solute carrier family 22 member 5-like isoform X2 → MWLPAGFSVYAPDVFAVMSGAKVKDFDELTAFLGDYGLFQILVIVLLSISAIPCGYMAVLAVFVADTPKHHCKVSINSAGNGTDVENSSWIGPDSCSRYKVNGTWTETAGLGNDTEQCVDGWAYSTEIYTSTIVSEWDLVCDNAWKVPFSTSLYFFGVLTGSLISGHLSDRFGRKIVFFLTMVLQAATALVQATSVSWVMFCILNFLRGIGQISNYMGSLVLGSEMLSQSARVKYTVLGHCLGYGIGYALLPLLAYFIRGWRMLLVASAIPSILFFPMWWVIPESPRWLLQKGRVEEAELVIRNAAKMNKVTAPEVLFRTDECLELTQNKGDEEHTYTYVDLIRTPNMRNIQILGVFIWMSVAMVFFGLSLNTSNLNGNVYLNCFISAATDIVAYLGTWVLISRVPRPTVLFSTLMFCGLIFLIIQLVPKDMPVLFQVLALVGRIGVSCAYCFIFVFFTELIPTVVRNMGLGVNATAAYIGTIMCPYLIYMGTYSQVLPYIIFGTVSIMAAAASMLLPDTRNGKLPDLISQAKPLRGCCPKDNRATTQSDATEGWKDTNNSAPC, encoded by the exons ATGTGGCTTCCTGCTGGGTTTTCGGTTTACGCGCCAGATGTCTTTGCAGTCATGTCGGGTGCAAAAGTGAAAGACTTCGACGAACTAACAGCGTTTCTAGGCGACTACGGCCTCTTCCAAATTCTCGTGATTGTTCTGCTCAGCATAAGCGCGATTCCGTGCGGGTACATGGCAGTGCTAGCGGTTTTCGTTGCAGATACGCCAAAGCACCACTGCAAAGTTTCGATCAACTCCGCGGGGAACGGCACAGATGTTGAGAACAGCAGCTGGATCGGACCCGACAGCTGTTCCCGGTACAAAGTGAACGGAACATGGACGGAGACAGCGGGACTCGGCAATGATACCGAACAGTGTGTGGACGGATGGGCGTACAGCACTGAGATCTACACCTCCACTATCGTGTCTGAG TGGGATCTGGTGTGTGACAACGCATGGAAAGTCCCCTTTTCCACCTCCTTATACTTCTTCGGAGTCCTGACTGGATCCCTAATTAGTGGTCACCTGTCAGACCG GTTTGGCAGAaagattgtgttttttctcaccATGGTCTTACAAGCAGCCACCGCCTTGGTTCAGGCTACATCTGTCAGCTGGGTCATGTTCTGCATCCTCAACTTCCTTAGAGGAATTGGCCAGATATCCAATTACATGGGGTCCCTCGTACTGG GGTCTGAGATGCTGAGCCAGTCTGCCAGGGTGAAGTACACTGTGCTGGGCCACTGTCTAGGTTATGGCATTGGCTACGCCTTGTTGCCACTCTTGGCCTACTTCATACGAGGCTGGAGGATGCTGCTCGTTGCTTCTGCCATCCCCAGCATCTTATTTTTTCCAATGTGGTG gGTGATTCCTGAGTCTCCACGTTGGCTTCTGCAGAAAGGTCGGGTGGAGGAGGCCGAGCTTGTCATACGTAATGCTGCCAAAATGAACAAAGTCACTGCTCCTGAGGTCTTATTCAGGACTGATGAGTGCTTGGAGCTAACG caaaacaaaggtGACGAGGAGCACACATATACTTATGTGGACCTGATACGCACCCCTAACATGAGGAATATTCAAATTCTTGGTGTTTTCATATG GATGTCTGTCGCCATGGTCTTCTTTGGTCTCTCTCTCAATACCAGCAACCTGAATGGAAATGTCTACCTCAACTGCTTCATTTCGGCAGCCACTGACATCGTGGCGTACTTAGGCACTTGGGTGCTGATCAGCCGTGTGCCTCGACCCACTGTCCTCTTCTCCACACTGATGTTCTGTGGTTTAATATTCCTGATAATCCAGCTGGTTCCTAAAG ACATGCCGGTCCTGTTCCAGGTGTTAGCCTTAGTGGGACGGATTGGCGTGTCTTGTGCGTACTGcttcatctttgtgtttttcactgagCTGATCCCCACTGTGGTCAGGAACATGGGCTTAGGAGTCAACGCCACAGCAGCATACATAGGCACCATCATGTGTCCCTATTTGATCTACATGG GTACATACAGCCAGGTCCTGCCGTACATTATTTTTGGCACAGTCAGCATCATGGCTGCTGCCGCTAGCATGTTGTTGCCAGACACCAGAAATGGCAAACTTCCTGACCTTATCAGCCAGGCCAAGCCCCTCAGAGG ctgctgtccaAAGGATAACAGAGCTACCACCCAGTCAGACGCAACCGAGGGCTGGAAAGACACGAAcaacagcgccccctgctga